A segment of the Georgenia sp. M64 genome:
CCTGACGATGACCATCGCCGAGCCCGGCCCGGACGGCACGCTCGTGCGCGCCGACACGGTCGAGACCAGCGTCTACGCCCGCACCCTGGCCCAGGACGTCAAGGCGGCCGACGGCACCGTCCTCGCCGAGGCCGGCGCCGACATCGGCGACGTGGTCATCTCCCGGCTCGTCGCCGGCGGGGCGACCGAGGTCAAGGTCCGCTCCGTGCTGACCTGCGAGTCCCGCGTGGGCACCTGCGCGCTGTGCTACGGCCGCTCGTTGGCTACCGGCAAGCTCGTCGACATCGGCGAGGCCGTGGGCATCATCTCGGCCCAGTCCATCGGTGAGCCCGGCACGCAGCTGACGATGCGGACCTTCCACACCGGTGGTGCCGCCTCCGCGGAGGACATCACCCAGGGTCTGCCCCGTGTCCAGGAGCTGTTCGAGGCCCGCACCCCCAAGGGTGAGGCCCCGATCGCCGAGGCCGCGGGCCGGATCAAGGTCGACGACTCCGAGCGCACCCGCAAGCTCGTCATCGTGCGCGACGACGGCCAGGAGGACGTCGTCTACCCGGTGAGCAAGCGCTCGCGCCTGCTGGTCGAGGACGGCGAGCACGTCGCCGTCGGCAAGCAGCTCGTGTTCGGTGCCGTTGACCCGAAGAAGGTCCTGCGCATCCTCGGGCCGCGTGCGACGCAGAAGCACCTCGTCGAGCAGGTCCAGGAGACCTACCGCTCGCAGGGTGTGGACATCCACGACAAGCACATCGAGGTCATCGTCCGGCAGATGCTGCGCCGGGTCACGGTGCTCGACTCGGGCGACTCGCGCCTGCTGCCGGGCGAGCTCATGGAGCGCTCCCGGTTCGAGGACGAGAACCGCCGCGTCGTCTCCGAGGGCGGCACCCCCGCCTCCGGACGGCCCGAGCTCATGGGCATCACCAAGGCGTCGCTGGCGACCGACTCGTGGCTCTCCGCCGCCTCCTTCCAGGAGACGACGAAGGTGCTCACCGAGGCGGCCATGTCCGGCCGGCGCGACCCGCTGCTCGGCCTCAAGGAGAACGTCATCCTCGGTAAGCTCATCCCCGCCGGGACGGGCCTGCCGCGCTACCACGAGGTCGTCGTGGAGCCCACCGAGGAGGCCAAGGCGCAGGCGTTCTCCCGCCTGGGCTACAGCGACATCGACTTCGCCCCGGCCGGCGGCTCGGGCGAGGCCATCCTGCTCGAGGAGCTGGACTTCGGTCCGGACACCTACGGGCTGGAGTTCCGCTGACCTGACCGCGTCGGCGGCGGGGGAGACCCCGCCGCCGGCCCGGGCGGGCCACCGCACGTCCCGGACGTGGCGCAGACCACCCCGGGGCCACCTCCCTGCCTTTGACGCTGTCAACCGCCGCAGAGTACGCTGGTCGGCGGTGCCCGCGACATCGGGCTCTCGTGCGTGCGGCTGTCCCGGGGTCCCAACCCCCGGTGGAGGCAGGAGTGCGCAGGCGTTCTCGCCAGCCGGACAGGTCCACGTCTCCCCAGGGTGACGCACGACCGGGTCCACCTCTGGTCGACACGCCCGACAACGGGGGCTGGGGGAGCGAGCCTGGACGGGCCGCACGGCCCGGGCCGGTCGACCCCACGGTCGGGCGAGCAGTGACATTCGACAGCCAAAGAACTTCGAGACGGAGAAGTAGTGCCCACGATTCAGCAGCTGGTCCGCAAGGGCCGCAGCGTCAAGGTCGGGACCTCCAAGACGCCGGCCCTCAAGGGCAGCCCGCAGCGTCGCGGTGTGTGCACCCGCGTGTACACCACGACCCCGAAGAAGCCGAACTCGGCCCTTCGCAAGGTCGCCCGCGTGCGTCTGTCGAGCGGTATCGAGGTCACCGCGTACATCCCCGGTGTCGGCCACAACCTGCAGGAGCACTCGATCGTGCTCGTGCGCGGCGGTCGTGTGAAGGACCTGCCCGGTGTGCGTTACAAGATCGTCCGCGGAGCGCTCGACACCCAGGGTGTGCGCGGCCGCCAGCAGGCTCGCAGCCGGTACGGCGCGAAGAAGGAGAAGAAGTAATGCCTCGTAAGGGCCCCGCCCCGAAGCGTCCCCTCGTCGTCGACCCGGTCTACGGCTCCCCGACGGTGACCCAGCTCGTCAACCGCGTGCTGATGGACGGCAAGAAGTCCACCGCCGAGCGCATCGTGTACGGCGCGCTCGAGGGCGTGCGCGACAAGACGCAGGGTGACCCCGCGGTCGTCCTCAAGCGCGCGCTGGACAACGTCCGCCCCGCCCTCGAGGTCCGCTCCCGCCGCGTCGGTGGCGCCACCTACCAGGTGCCCGTCGAGGTCCGCCCCAGCCGGCAGACCACCCTCGCGATGCGCTGGCTCGTCGACTACGCACGCTCGCGCCGCGAGAAGACGATGACCGAGCGCCTCATGAACGAGATCCTCGACGCCTCCAACGGCCTCGGCGCCGCTGTCAAGCGCCGCGAGGACACCCACAAGATGGCCGAGTCCAACAAGGCCTTCGCGCACTACCGCTGGTGACGCCGGCCGGCCGCCGGTGACCCCGGCGGCCGTCGCCGCCCCCTGTCCAGCCCCGAGACCCGAGAAGAGAGCCTCACGTGGCACTTGACGTGCTGACCGACCTGACCAAGGTCCGCAACATCGGCATCATGGCGCACATCGACGCCGGCAAGACGACGACGACCGAGCGGATCCTGTTCTACACCGGCATCAACTACAAGATCGGCGAGACCCACGACGGCGCCTCG
Coding sequences within it:
- the rpsL gene encoding 30S ribosomal protein S12; translation: MPTIQQLVRKGRSVKVGTSKTPALKGSPQRRGVCTRVYTTTPKKPNSALRKVARVRLSSGIEVTAYIPGVGHNLQEHSIVLVRGGRVKDLPGVRYKIVRGALDTQGVRGRQQARSRYGAKKEKK
- the rpsG gene encoding 30S ribosomal protein S7 → MPRKGPAPKRPLVVDPVYGSPTVTQLVNRVLMDGKKSTAERIVYGALEGVRDKTQGDPAVVLKRALDNVRPALEVRSRRVGGATYQVPVEVRPSRQTTLAMRWLVDYARSRREKTMTERLMNEILDASNGLGAAVKRREDTHKMAESNKAFAHYRW